From Capra hircus breed San Clemente chromosome 1, ASM170441v1, whole genome shotgun sequence, the proteins below share one genomic window:
- the LOC108636081 gene encoding endogenous retrovirus group K member 7 Env polyprotein-like, whose amino-acid sequence MLGTVIASILAVASVTATATVAGLALHQGIQTADFVREWHKDAHLLWQQQHDLDAQLATDVLNLQHTVSWLGDQVTVLATKSVLKCDWNSSHLCVTPVPFNMSEDWEKVKRSLVGHQNLTAEIMKLEQTILSTFSKTLPDILGSDILKSLQEGLDNLNPLGHVSTLLTTSFVNTLLIVALCFIAFIVYRRWQKGKQLKEKALRIQALIQHLQEKKGGDVGNKV is encoded by the coding sequence ATGCTTGGCACTGTCATCGCATCAATTCTCGCCGTGGCTTcagtaacagcaacagcaactgtAGCAGGTCTTGCTTTGCATCAAGGCATACAGACTGCTGATTTTGTCAGGGAATGGCATAAAGATGctcatttattgtggcaacaacaGCATGATTTGGACGCTCAATTGGCTACTGATGTATTAAATTTACAACACACAGTTTCCTGGTTAGGAGATCAAGTGACTGTGTTAGCTACAAAGAGTGTGTTAAAATGTGATTGGAACTCATCTCACCTATGTGTAACCCCTGTTCCCTTTAATATGAGTGAGGATTGGGAAAAGGTAAAAAGGTCTTTAGTGGGACACCAGAATTTAACTGCTGAAATTATGAAATTGGAACAAACTATATTGTCAACTTTTAGTAAGACGCTGCCTGATATTCTTGGTTCTGATATACTGAAAAGTCTTCAAGAAGGATTAGACAACCTTAATCCTTTAGGGCATGTATCTACATTGTTAACAACATCCTTTGTGAATACTTTGTTAATTGTTGCTTtatgttttattgcttttatagtcTACCGGCGCTGGCAAAAAGGGAAACAATTGAAAGAAAAAGCTTTGCGTATTCAAGCGCTTATTCAGCatctacaagaaaagaaagggggagatgtagggaacaaggtataa